The Hymenobacter sp. DG25A nucleotide sequence GCCGAGCCGGAGCCCGAGAGGCTGGCATAGGTGGCCCCGGCGGCATAAAGCGCCTGCTTCAACTCCCCCAACACCGGATAGTGTGGCGTGAGGGCATCCTCAAAGTCATTGCTGACGGTGTTGCGCCACGTTTCCATGGGCTGCGCTAAGGCAGCACGCAGGGCATGGCGGGGCGGGCGGGGCTGCACCCGGGCGTAGGCTTCGGCAGTACTGATGTGCAGGCCGGGGTAGATTACCTGGCAGGCTATGCCTTGCAGTTTGAGGGAAACCGGCTCGAAAACGTCGCCCTTCTCATAGGCAAATACCGGCTTATTCTGAATAAAGAAAGCACAATCGGAGCCTAACTGGCGGGCATAGACTTCCAGTTTTTCTGGTGAAAGCTGAAGAGAGAAAAGCTCATTCAGGGCCCGCAGCATGAAGGCGGCATCGGCGGAGCCGCCACCCAGCCCGGCGCCAATGGGTACCACTTTGTGCAGGTGCATCTGCACCGGCGGCAGGTTAAAATCGGTCTTCAGCAACTCGTAGGCACGGCGGCAGAGGTTGGTGGCCGGGTCGCCGGGAATGGGAATACCGGTGAGGGTCAGCGTAGTGTCGGCGGCGGGCAGTACTTCCAGCGCATCGCACCACGGCAGCGGCACAAATACCGATTCCAAGTTGCGAAATCCATCGGGCCGTACGCTGGTCACGTATAAACCGAGGTTGAGTTTGGCGTTGGGAAAAACGAGCATAAAGCAGCGGAATTGGGCGGCGCAAGCTACGGCCGGCAAGCCAAACTCGAGCGTGCTTATCGCACAAACCCTATTTTTGGCCGTACATCTGCATCTGTTTGGATTTCGTATGTCGTCGGCAGTGATAAATGGCTCTTCCTGGTATGCGCGACGCGGTAAGCGGCTGCTGGATGTAGGCCTGGCCATGCCCCTGGCCCTCCTTGCGTTGCCGCTGTTGCTGCCGGCCGCCGCGCTGTTAGCCCTGCAGAACCAGGGCCGGGTGTTGTTTCGGCAGCAGCGCCCCGGCTTACACGGGCGTTTATTCACCCTCTACAAGCTCCAGACCATGACGGAAACCCGCGACGCCAACGGCCGGCTGCTGCCCGATGCCGACCGCCTGCCCCGCCTGGGCCGCTGGCTGCGCGCTACCTCCCTGGATGAGCTTCCCCAACTCTGGAACGTGCTGCGCGGCGAAATCAGCCTGATCGGACCGCGCCCCCTGCTGCCAGAGTACCTACCTTTGTACTCGCCGGAGCAGGCGCGGCGCCACCTGGTGCGGCCGGGCATCACGGGCTGGGCGCAGGTAAACGGCCGTAACGCCATCAGTTGGGAACAAAAATTCACTTACGACGTCTGGTACGTCGAGCACCTTTCCTTTAGGCTTGATCTTCGCATTCTGCTGCGCACGGCCGGGCGGGTGCTGAGCGCCCACGGAATTTCTGCCGAAGGCCAGGCCACAATGGAAGCCTTCCAGGGCGCCCCTATTTCTTCTGAATCTGCTGGTAACGTATGACGCAATTATTCTTTTCTGATTTACATGATGCTGACCATTCAGTGATTCGGCCCCTAGCCATTTTTGGGGCCGGTGGCCTGGGCCGGGAAATATTGATGCTGGTTCATCAGATAAATGAAGTGTCACCTACCTGGGAAGTCATCGGTTTTTATGATGACAAGCGCCCTGCTACTGATACAATTAACGGCATTCCGTACTGCGGAACCGTCAAGGATTTGAATGCTACCACCGGGCCGCTGCATGTAGTGGTAGCCGTAGGCAGCAGCCACAGCCGCGCCGCCGTAGTGGCCCGGCTCACCGCTCCTCACCTGGAGTATGCCACCCTCATTCACCCGGATGTGTCGCTGCAGCCTTACCAGCAGGTGCAGATTGGCGCGGGCAGCATCATCACGCAGGGCTGT carries:
- a CDS encoding sugar transferase gives rise to the protein MAVHLHLFGFRMSSAVINGSSWYARRGKRLLDVGLAMPLALLALPLLLPAAALLALQNQGRVLFRQQRPGLHGRLFTLYKLQTMTETRDANGRLLPDADRLPRLGRWLRATSLDELPQLWNVLRGEISLIGPRPLLPEYLPLYSPEQARRHLVRPGITGWAQVNGRNAISWEQKFTYDVWYVEHLSFRLDLRILLRTAGRVLSAHGISAEGQATMEAFQGAPISSESAGNV
- a CDS encoding acetyltransferase, which codes for MTQLFFSDLHDADHSVIRPLAIFGAGGLGREILMLVHQINEVSPTWEVIGFYDDKRPATDTINGIPYCGTVKDLNATTGPLHVVVAVGSSHSRAAVVARLTAPHLEYATLIHPDVSLQPYQQVQIGAGSIITQGCILTTDIQLGRHVLMNLGCTIGHDAVLEDFCSLMPHANVGGEAYLETGVYLGTNATVLNRVRVGAQTILGAGGVAVRNLPANCTAVGVPASVIKVVGSSL
- the ispE gene encoding 4-(cytidine 5'-diphospho)-2-C-methyl-D-erythritol kinase; this translates as MLVFPNAKLNLGLYVTSVRPDGFRNLESVFVPLPWCDALEVLPAADTTLTLTGIPIPGDPATNLCRRAYELLKTDFNLPPVQMHLHKVVPIGAGLGGGSADAAFMLRALNELFSLQLSPEKLEVYARQLGSDCAFFIQNKPVFAYEKGDVFEPVSLKLQGIACQVIYPGLHISTAEAYARVQPRPPRHALRAALAQPMETWRNTVSNDFEDALTPHYPVLGELKQALYAAGATYASLSGSGSAVYGLFPGMEEPPHVTLPAEYLVWNGKL